Proteins from one Paenibacillus amylolyticus genomic window:
- a CDS encoding class I SAM-dependent methyltransferase, whose translation MSNHYYSEKPQVAHDRRATEAVLRGFSLRFVTDAGVFSKNGIDYGSRVLIDAIELPSGAHVLDVGCGYGPMGLTAAKLVPDGHVTMIDINERAVELSRENAKANGINNVTVMQSNLLAEVKQQDFDVILTNPPIRAGKETVHAIFEQAHRHLKVGGSLWIVIQKKQGAPSVKAKLESLFGRVEEVTKDKGYRIFKAVKSEEDSTKS comes from the coding sequence ATGTCCAATCATTATTATTCGGAAAAACCGCAAGTAGCGCATGATCGCAGAGCAACTGAAGCGGTTCTTCGCGGATTCAGTCTGCGATTCGTGACGGACGCCGGTGTGTTTTCCAAAAACGGAATCGATTATGGCAGCAGAGTATTGATTGATGCGATAGAGTTGCCATCAGGGGCTCATGTTCTCGATGTGGGTTGTGGATACGGACCGATGGGTCTTACAGCAGCCAAACTTGTACCGGATGGGCATGTCACCATGATCGATATCAACGAGAGAGCCGTTGAACTTTCCAGGGAGAATGCAAAAGCGAACGGAATTAACAATGTTACAGTAATGCAGAGTAATCTACTGGCTGAAGTAAAACAACAAGATTTTGATGTGATCTTAACCAATCCGCCTATACGGGCTGGGAAAGAGACGGTTCATGCTATTTTCGAACAGGCACATCGCCATCTGAAGGTAGGCGGTTCGTTGTGGATTGTCATTCAGAAGAAACAAGGGGCTCCATCAGTAAAAGCGAAATTGGAATCTTTGTTTGGAAGAGTGGAAGAAGTGACGAAGGATAAAGGCTATCGGATTTTTAAAGCGGTGAAGTCGGAAGAGGATTCTACTAAAAGCTAA